A genome region from Leifsonia sp. Root112D2 includes the following:
- a CDS encoding AAA family ATPase has protein sequence MMSDDVSDDAFHPQNTTAPHTLSLGDPSILAGNVADPVWQRWRAELESLGGRSPLLHFVDGPRTRIELSNTHPGGLPPFITGKNTLLSSLIRDELALRNARLAANAITTKGIELRSVRGLESVHLAIGLAQWRHDGDEFTAPVLLRPLAIRRYGRDYELKLRGKTFLNPELARALHEQFQITLDADAFVALSVSNGVFKPQPVIDRLRGLTSHLPWFNVQPRLVVSSFADVARAMRADAADLECTVLDALAGNASARRRVEESFHPVETVDADHRPPSTDTLLLDADDEQENVVAQIGAGNSLVVKTLPGTGGTQTIVNAIGTLVAQHKRVLVVSPRRSSLESITHRLEQVGLTGMAVSPRTLRRDVIRSITRSEKVTQPRASEVDDALVRLRKVLLDYRRALGRRDPALGVSVLDALGELAALSQRATPPSTTARLDRASIEALAGKRESAAATLSKAAALGEFRYGPNDSPWYGASFTSSSEASATHELAKKLNRTELPRLLERANAVIGQTRMRPFESITELGVYLRLLLDVRETLDRFRPSVYDRSLAELIAATANRREAPGMSGANRRRLRKLALEYVRPGVHVTDLNESLRRIQQQRTLWQRFAVAGVTPEVPVGTADVQVAYQRVSEDIARLDAPLGRLATPASLALMPIPQLTAMVAGLAAESQVLANLQERTALLATLRSLNLDPLLADLSSRHVPEREVAAELDLAWWQSVLETLLADERALLNANTGVLDRLEADFRLVDEAHASATGQQLAWQLAETWKIGVVDWADEAAELRRLLTSDRTTAESLETAAPHLSRSLAPVWLASPYEVPQISDRVTFDAVFLVDAGASGLAESVGVIRRARQVVAFGDPVTQTPSPFEIAVGETSETHGEQDVDALHADSALAQLSELLPVFTLTRSYRAGGEDLADLVNRRFYGDKIDCLPWAGTFLGHGSLSLNYVEGGHGMPDEDSGAVESVDAEVAKVVGLVMDHAVNRPRESLMVITASTRHAVRVHQSVLAAFAKRKDLADFILKDRAEPFTVVTLEQSVAQSRDRVIFSIGYGRTPHGRLLSNFGALAEPGGERLLAVGMTRARRSMDIVSCFRPEDIDESRMRYGIRALAQLLSEAEALESAEHTPVRSEPMLVDLAARLERRGLRVQLGHRGKLSLVASHAGRAVVVETDSIVNDGSLRESLRLRPEVLRRLGWHYLRVHSFELFSDPDAVAARVSRLIGVTDVSTETAPIHIPV, from the coding sequence ATGATGTCGGATGACGTGAGCGACGACGCTTTCCACCCGCAGAACACGACGGCTCCGCACACGCTCAGTCTGGGCGATCCGTCGATTCTGGCGGGCAACGTTGCCGATCCGGTGTGGCAGCGCTGGCGCGCGGAGCTCGAGAGCCTGGGCGGGCGCTCTCCGCTGCTGCACTTCGTGGACGGGCCGCGCACGCGCATTGAACTCAGCAACACGCATCCGGGTGGCCTGCCGCCGTTCATCACTGGCAAGAACACGTTGCTCTCCAGCCTGATTCGTGACGAGTTGGCGCTGCGCAACGCGCGTCTGGCCGCGAACGCCATCACCACCAAGGGCATCGAACTGCGCTCGGTGCGCGGCCTGGAGTCCGTACATCTGGCCATTGGGCTCGCGCAGTGGCGCCACGACGGTGACGAATTCACTGCACCCGTGCTGCTGCGTCCGCTGGCGATCCGCCGCTACGGCCGGGATTACGAGCTGAAGTTGCGCGGCAAGACTTTTCTGAACCCCGAGCTGGCCCGCGCGCTGCACGAACAGTTCCAGATCACTCTCGACGCGGATGCCTTCGTCGCGCTCTCTGTGAGCAACGGCGTGTTCAAGCCGCAACCGGTGATCGACAGGCTGCGCGGTCTCACCTCGCACCTGCCCTGGTTCAACGTGCAGCCGCGCCTGGTCGTCTCGTCGTTCGCCGATGTGGCGAGGGCGATGAGAGCGGATGCCGCTGACCTCGAGTGCACCGTTCTCGATGCGCTTGCCGGCAACGCTTCGGCCCGTCGACGGGTGGAGGAATCCTTCCACCCGGTCGAGACGGTGGATGCCGACCATCGCCCGCCGTCCACCGACACCCTTCTGCTTGACGCCGACGACGAACAGGAAAACGTGGTCGCCCAGATCGGGGCGGGCAATTCTCTCGTGGTGAAGACGCTGCCGGGCACCGGTGGAACGCAGACAATTGTCAACGCCATCGGCACCCTCGTCGCCCAGCACAAACGCGTGCTCGTCGTGAGCCCCCGGCGATCGAGCCTGGAGAGCATCACCCACCGCCTGGAACAGGTGGGCCTGACCGGAATGGCGGTGAGCCCGCGCACGCTGCGTCGCGACGTGATCCGTTCAATCACCCGCAGCGAGAAGGTGACCCAGCCGCGCGCGAGCGAGGTGGACGATGCCCTCGTGCGCCTGCGCAAGGTTCTGCTCGACTATCGCAGGGCGCTCGGCCGTCGCGACCCGGCGCTCGGCGTCTCGGTGCTGGATGCCCTCGGTGAGCTGGCAGCGCTGTCGCAGCGAGCGACGCCTCCATCGACCACTGCTCGCCTCGACCGGGCCTCGATCGAGGCACTCGCGGGCAAGAGGGAGAGCGCCGCAGCCACACTGAGCAAGGCGGCAGCCCTGGGCGAGTTCCGCTACGGCCCGAATGACTCGCCCTGGTACGGCGCGTCGTTCACCTCGAGCTCCGAGGCATCCGCCACGCACGAGCTCGCGAAGAAGCTCAACCGCACGGAACTGCCGCGGCTGCTTGAGCGCGCGAACGCCGTCATCGGGCAGACGCGCATGCGCCCCTTCGAGTCGATCACCGAGCTGGGCGTGTACCTGCGGCTGCTGCTGGACGTGCGCGAGACCCTCGACCGGTTCAGGCCGTCCGTCTACGACCGTTCCCTCGCCGAGCTGATAGCTGCAACGGCGAACCGTCGCGAGGCTCCCGGCATGTCGGGTGCGAACCGTCGACGCCTGCGCAAGCTCGCGCTCGAGTACGTGCGCCCCGGGGTGCACGTGACCGATCTCAACGAGAGTCTGCGTCGCATCCAGCAGCAGCGAACGCTGTGGCAGCGTTTCGCCGTCGCGGGAGTCACCCCCGAGGTGCCGGTCGGAACCGCCGACGTGCAGGTGGCCTACCAGCGCGTTTCCGAGGACATTGCGCGACTGGATGCCCCGCTCGGCCGGCTCGCGACGCCCGCCTCGCTCGCGCTCATGCCGATACCGCAGCTGACGGCCATGGTCGCCGGGCTCGCGGCCGAGTCGCAGGTGCTCGCGAATCTGCAGGAGCGCACCGCGTTGCTGGCAACGCTGCGCAGCCTCAACCTCGACCCGCTTCTCGCCGATCTCTCGTCGCGGCACGTTCCCGAGCGCGAAGTCGCGGCCGAACTCGACCTGGCCTGGTGGCAGTCCGTGCTCGAAACGCTGCTGGCCGATGAACGTGCCCTGTTGAATGCCAACACGGGCGTGCTCGATCGTCTCGAGGCCGATTTTCGTCTCGTGGACGAGGCGCACGCATCCGCCACGGGGCAGCAACTGGCATGGCAGCTGGCCGAGACGTGGAAGATCGGCGTGGTCGACTGGGCGGATGAGGCGGCCGAGTTGCGTCGTCTGCTTACCTCCGACCGCACCACGGCCGAGAGCCTGGAAACCGCTGCGCCGCACCTGTCGCGCTCGCTCGCTCCCGTGTGGCTGGCCTCGCCGTACGAGGTACCCCAGATCAGCGACCGGGTGACATTTGATGCCGTCTTCCTGGTAGACGCGGGAGCGTCGGGACTGGCGGAGAGTGTTGGTGTGATTCGCCGCGCCCGCCAGGTGGTCGCCTTCGGGGACCCGGTCACGCAGACTCCGTCACCGTTCGAGATCGCGGTGGGGGAGACATCCGAGACGCATGGCGAGCAGGATGTCGACGCCCTGCACGCGGATTCGGCGCTCGCGCAGCTCAGCGAACTGCTGCCGGTTTTCACGCTGACGCGTAGCTATCGCGCGGGCGGCGAAGACCTTGCCGACCTCGTGAATCGCCGCTTCTACGGTGACAAGATCGACTGCCTGCCCTGGGCGGGAACGTTCCTCGGGCACGGCAGCCTCAGCCTCAACTACGTGGAGGGCGGCCACGGCATGCCCGACGAAGACAGCGGGGCGGTCGAGAGCGTCGACGCCGAGGTGGCGAAGGTGGTGGGGCTGGTCATGGACCACGCCGTCAACCGACCGCGTGAATCGCTCATGGTCATCACCGCCAGCACGCGGCATGCGGTGCGCGTGCACCAGTCGGTGCTCGCGGCATTCGCCAAGCGCAAGGATCTGGCCGACTTCATTCTGAAGGATCGCGCCGAGCCGTTCACCGTTGTCACACTCGAGCAGTCGGTGGCGCAGAGCCGCGACCGGGTGATTTTCTCCATCGGCTATGGGCGCACTCCGCACGGTCGCCTGCTGTCGAACTTCGGTGCGCTGGCCGAGCCGGGTGGCGAGCGGTTGCTCGCCGTCGGCATGACGCGCGCGCGGCGTTCGATGGACATCGTCTCCTGCTTCCGCCCCGAAGACATCGACGAGTCGCGCATGCGCTACGGCATCCGGGCTCTCGCGCAGCTGCTCAGCGAGGCCGAGGCGCTCGAAAGCGCCGAGCACACGCCCGTGCGGAGCGAGCCGATGCTGGTCGATCTGGCCGCCAGGCTTGAGCGCCGTGGACTGAGAGTTCAGCTCGGTCACCGGGGCAAGCTGTCGCTCGTTGCCTCGCACGCCGGCCGGGCGGTCGTTGTCGAGACCGACAGCATCGTGAACGACGGCAGCCTGCGCGAATCGCTGCGACTGCGACCCGAGGTGCTACGACGGCTCGGCTGGCACTACCTGCGCGTGCACAGTTTCGAACTCTTCAGTGATCCGGATGCCGTGGCCGCCCGCGTCTCGCGTCTCATCGGCGTGACCGATGTGAGCACCGAGACGGCGCCGA
- a CDS encoding sigma-70 family RNA polymerase sigma factor produces MSNTALITDRRVAPAVPSSAPSVASPRRAARPAAIANGSLDGVHDYLQQIGRFPLLTAEEEIDLARRIEIGLFAQERLTSTPDADPELRRELATLIREGRAANQRFVCSNLKLVVSVAKRYTGRGVPMLDLIQEGNLGLDRAVKKFDYTQGFKFSTYAMWWIRQSITRSMADSARLIRVPVHTMEKINKLARIKRELTVELGREATLEELSVESGFDGREVRRLLGVDREPVSLHSPTGEDSGSELGDLIEDGDAEPIAEIVSIGVRNDELHKRVHALPQREAEIVTHRYGLDGCSPMTFEQVGKLLGVSRERVRQIEARALKMLECPELEGYLQE; encoded by the coding sequence ATGTCGAATACCGCATTGATCACTGATCGCCGGGTAGCGCCAGCCGTTCCGAGCTCCGCCCCTTCAGTTGCGTCGCCGCGACGAGCAGCACGACCGGCCGCGATCGCCAATGGCTCCCTCGATGGGGTGCACGACTACCTCCAGCAGATCGGTCGTTTTCCGCTGCTGACCGCCGAGGAGGAAATCGACCTGGCGCGCCGCATCGAGATCGGTCTCTTCGCGCAGGAGCGTCTGACATCCACGCCGGATGCCGACCCCGAGTTGCGCCGCGAGCTCGCGACACTCATTCGCGAGGGCCGTGCAGCCAACCAGCGATTCGTGTGTAGCAATCTCAAGCTCGTCGTCAGCGTGGCCAAGCGCTACACCGGACGAGGCGTGCCCATGCTGGATCTCATCCAGGAGGGCAACCTGGGGCTCGACCGTGCCGTGAAGAAGTTCGACTACACGCAGGGCTTCAAGTTCTCGACATACGCCATGTGGTGGATTCGCCAGTCGATCACGCGCAGCATGGCCGACAGCGCGCGCCTCATCCGCGTTCCCGTGCACACCATGGAGAAGATCAACAAGCTGGCCAGAATCAAGCGCGAGCTGACCGTGGAACTGGGGCGCGAGGCGACGCTGGAGGAACTCTCCGTCGAATCCGGCTTCGATGGCCGCGAGGTGCGCAGGTTGCTCGGGGTCGACCGTGAGCCGGTTTCCTTGCACAGCCCGACCGGCGAAGATTCGGGCTCCGAACTCGGCGACCTCATTGAAGACGGTGACGCCGAACCGATCGCCGAGATCGTGAGCATCGGGGTGCGCAACGATGAACTGCATAAGAGGGTGCACGCACTGCCTCAACGCGAGGCAGAGATCGTGACCCACCGGTACGGACTCGACGGGTGCAGCCCCATGACTTTTGAACAAGTCGGAAAGCTGCTCGGTGTCTCGCGTGAGCGCGTGCGCCAGATCGAAGCCCGCGCGCTCAAGATGCTGGAGTGCCCGGAGCTCGAGGGATACCTCCAGGAGTGA